Sequence from the Hamadaea flava genome:
TACTGCGCCTCGCCACTAGCCGGGCTGGGCACCAGCCTGTCGCTGGTCGGGGCGTACGTGCTGGCCGGTGAGCTGGCGGCGACGCCGGACGACCACGAGGCGGCGTTCGCCCGCTATCAGCGGGAGATGGCCGCCTACGTCAAGCAGGGCCAGGAACTGCCGCCGGGTGGGGCCAAGGGCATGGCGCCGGCGAACAACTTCATGATCTCGATGCGGAACCTGTCCATGCGCATGGCCAACCACTGGCCGATGAAGAACATGATGACCAAGCTGATGTCCAAGGCGGACGCCATCACGCTCAAGGACTACAGCCGGTCCGTGCTGGTCCCGCCGGCCATGTCCAGGTAGCGACTCGTAGGCGTCAAGAGGATACGACTCTGTCGTATCCTCTTGCGACAATCGGACGCGATGGAGCTTTTCGCGTATGCCGAGCTGGGCGTGGACGGCCATGAGCTGCCTCGCGGCCCGTATGTCGTGATCGACCTGGAGACCACCGGGCTCTTCCCCGTGGAGGACCGGATCGTCGAGATCGCGATGGCCCGGGTGGAGGACGACCGGATCGTCGAGGAATGGGCGACCCTGATCGACCCGGGCCGCGATCCCGGCCCGACCTTCCTGCACCACATCAGCCAGGACATGGTCACCGGCGCGCCCACCTTCCGCGACATCGCCGGGGAGATCCTCGCCCGGCTCGACGGCACGATCGTGGTGGCGCACAACGCCGCGTTCGAGGAGGGTTTCCTCGCCGCCGAGCTGGCCCGACTGCCGATCGAGGTGCCGCCGATCCCGGCGTTCTGCACTCTGCGTATCGCCCGGGAAGTCCTGGCCTCGCCCAACTATCGGCTGGCCACCTGCTGCGAGGTGTGCGGCATCGACCTGCGCGACGCGCATACCGCGCTCGGCGACGTCCGGGCCACCGCCGAACTCCTGCCGCGGCTGGTGGCGGCGGCGCCGACGCTGCGCTATCCGGTGACGCCGACGGCGCTGCCCCGGCTGCGGCGACTCGCCGGTCCGCGTACGCGGGTCACCCGGCTGCGCAAGGGTCAGGACGGCTGGATCCGGTCCATCGTCACCAAGCTGCCGGTCTCGATGTCTGATCACGACCCGATCGGGGCGCAGCCGTACCTCGACTACCTCACCGAGGCGCTGGCCGACGGCCGGCTCACCGGCGACAAGGCCCGACGCCTCGGCCGCCTCGCCGGTAGGGCCGGGTTGGGCGCTGAGCAGGTGCGGGAACTGCACCTTCGCTTCCTAGACGGACTCCGCGACGCGGCGCTCGGCAGTGGGGTACTGACCCAGCCGGAACAACTGCGGCTGACCACGATCGCGAGGCTGCTCGACGTGCCCGACTACTTCGCCGACCTCACTCCGGACCTCCCGGCGCAGCCGACCGGCACCGGCCCTCGCGTGTGGTGCAGCCCGCACGTCCCCCGGCAGACGCGGGTACGCCTGGAGGACGCGGGCTACCAGCTCGCCACGAACCTCACCCGTTCGGTCGCCGCGGCCGTGCTCGCCGACACGGACGTACGCCTCCCGCAAGCCCGGCGCGCAGGCGAACTCGGCGCGCGGCTGGTCCCGCTGAACGATGTGGACACGTTCCTCGACGGCGGGCTGGAGGTCATCCCCGAACGGGACCGGCTGCCCGCCCCGACTGCGCCGCCCGGCTGGTATCCCGACCCCACCGGCCGGCACGTCTATCGATTCTGGGACGGTTCGGCCTGGACCGATCGGGTCAGCCCCGGCGGCACGGCGATCTTCGCCGACCCGCTCCGCTGACCTGACCCGCTGCCCGCCACCCCGGCCGCGACCACGCTGGCGGAGGTAGGCTGGTGGTGACGGGACGGGGGTTTCCGTTGGCCAAAAGATCCACGGCACCGACAGAGTCACGCGGTTTGGCGTCGTGGCGGGTGTTGGTCGCGGTGGTAGCCGTTGTGATCTTGACAGTTGTCACCGGCGTTCTGGCCTTCCGCGAGCAGATCCGGTCGCGGACGCTGGAGAGCGCTGTCCAGGAGGCTGAGCTCCTCAGCTCGGTCGTGATCGACCGTAGCCTGACCCTGACCGACATCACCCACGGAATGCATCCGGTGAACCGCTCGGATTTGAAGGCGGACGTCATCCTCCTGAAGCGTCGCGGTGAGGTGGTCGACCTCAGCATCTGGTCGATGGCGACCAGAAAGCTCGTCTACGCGGACGAAGGCCAGGACGGCATCGTCGCACCGAGTCCCGATGTCTTCGAGCGGGCGCAGGCCGGCAAGCCGTTCATCGGCGAGGCGACCGGCGATCCCAGCCACGGCGAAAACCTGGTCGTCTACCACCCGTACGACGCCAACGGCGACGGCGTCGTGGACGCGGTGGCCGAGGTGGTGCTGCCGAGCACGTCGGTCGAGGAGTCGTTGAGCCGATCGACGTGGCTGCTCTATGGCGGCGGGCTACTCGCCCTCGTTCTCGCGATCGCCGGCATTCTGCAGGTACGCCGCAACCAACTCAGACAAGACCGTGCCGCGGTTCAGGACCCCCTGACCGGTCTGGGCAACCGGATGCTGATGCGCCGAGTGGCGCCGCAGATCCTGGCCGACGCGACCGATGCGGCTCCGGCCGCGCTGCTGCTGATAGACCTCGACAGGTTCAAGGCTGTCAACGACACCTTGGGCCACCATGCCGGCGATGAACTACTCGCCGCGGTGGCCGACGTGATTCAACGGGAGAGCGGGCCTTCCAGCGTCGCGGCCAGGCTCGGTGGGGACGAGTTCGCGGTGCTGTTGCCCCGTGTGGCCGACCGCGCCGCAGCCCGCGCGGTGCCCGACAGGATTCGCGACGCCATCCGCCGGCCCATGACGATCGCCGGCAGCCAGGTGCAAGTCGACGCCAGCATCGGAATGGCGTGGGCGCCCGCCGACGGCACCGCGGCGGAGGACCTCCTGCGCAGCGCCGACATGGCCATGTATCGAGCGAAGCACTCGGGAGCGGGCGTCGCCGAATACACCGAGGTCGCGGTCACCAAGCCGCCGGAACCCGCGGCCACGACCGTGCGGGAGCTGAGCCGGGCGCTGGCCGACCATCAGCTCGAGCTCTATTACCAGCCAGTCCGAGCCGCCGACTCGACGATCTGCTCGGCGGAGGTCTTGGCGCGATGGCGCCATCCCGAATTCGAACTGCTCGAGGCGAGCATGTTCATCCCCGAGGTCGCCCACACCTCGTTGATGTCGACCCTGACCGAGTGGGTGCTGCGAGAGGCCGCTGACAGGCAGGCCCAGTGGCTGGCCCGCGGACTCGACGTCAGGGTTTCGGTGAACCTCGCAGCACGCAGCCTCTACGGCGAGTCCGTCGCTGATCTCGTGCGGCGCCTCATCGAAGATCGCCGACTGCCACCGGCCTCGCTCGAACTTGAGGTGAGCGAAGCGATCATGATGATCGAGCCAGACCGCGCTATCCCGGCGATGCTGCGTCTGCGCGATGCGGGTGCCGGCTTGTGCCTCGACAACTTCGGCGCGGCCTACGGCGCGGTGTCGATCCTGGCCGACGCTCCGGTCCAGACCGTGAAGATCGACCAACGGTTCGGCGGCCAGGTTGTCGAGAGTCGGCTGGCCAGAACCCTGGTGAGCGGGTGGGTGAGGGCCGCGCATGAACGGGGCCTGTGCGTGATCGCCCAGGGTGTCGAGACGCCGGCGACCGGGCGGTGCCTGATCGATCTCGGTTGTGACGGCGTGCAGGGGTACGGCGTGTGCCGGCCGATGCCCGCGCAGGACTTCACCCAGTGGCTGACCTCCGTGACCTCCGCCAGCCAGGATGTCGGCAGAAAGGAGCAAGCCTACGAGGCCGGACACCCGCCGGAAACGTCGATGACAGACGCGTGACGACACACTTCACGAGGACCCACGTCCGCCACCCGGGGAGGCGACATGTATGCAGTCCGACGGCCACGGCCGCTTGCCCGTGCTGTCGTCGCGTTCGCCTTCGTCGCGATCATCGCCCTCACCGGGTGCACGTCCGGTCCCGGCGACTCGGCTCGGCATCGGCCACCGCCCGGCGACGGATCCAGCTGTCCGGGCGGGTACGCCTCGGCCAGGGCGGCGGTGGACCGCGCGAAGGTCCCTTCACAGTCGTGGACTGGTCCGACCACCGGCCCCCGTGCTGCGGTGGGCAAGACCGTCGTGTTCG
This genomic interval carries:
- a CDS encoding exonuclease domain-containing protein, whose protein sequence is MELFAYAELGVDGHELPRGPYVVIDLETTGLFPVEDRIVEIAMARVEDDRIVEEWATLIDPGRDPGPTFLHHISQDMVTGAPTFRDIAGEILARLDGTIVVAHNAAFEEGFLAAELARLPIEVPPIPAFCTLRIAREVLASPNYRLATCCEVCGIDLRDAHTALGDVRATAELLPRLVAAAPTLRYPVTPTALPRLRRLAGPRTRVTRLRKGQDGWIRSIVTKLPVSMSDHDPIGAQPYLDYLTEALADGRLTGDKARRLGRLAGRAGLGAEQVRELHLRFLDGLRDAALGSGVLTQPEQLRLTTIARLLDVPDYFADLTPDLPAQPTGTGPRVWCSPHVPRQTRVRLEDAGYQLATNLTRSVAAAVLADTDVRLPQARRAGELGARLVPLNDVDTFLDGGLEVIPERDRLPAPTAPPGWYPDPTGRHVYRFWDGSAWTDRVSPGGTAIFADPLR
- a CDS encoding putative bifunctional diguanylate cyclase/phosphodiesterase, producing the protein MLVAVVAVVILTVVTGVLAFREQIRSRTLESAVQEAELLSSVVIDRSLTLTDITHGMHPVNRSDLKADVILLKRRGEVVDLSIWSMATRKLVYADEGQDGIVAPSPDVFERAQAGKPFIGEATGDPSHGENLVVYHPYDANGDGVVDAVAEVVLPSTSVEESLSRSTWLLYGGGLLALVLAIAGILQVRRNQLRQDRAAVQDPLTGLGNRMLMRRVAPQILADATDAAPAALLLIDLDRFKAVNDTLGHHAGDELLAAVADVIQRESGPSSVAARLGGDEFAVLLPRVADRAAARAVPDRIRDAIRRPMTIAGSQVQVDASIGMAWAPADGTAAEDLLRSADMAMYRAKHSGAGVAEYTEVAVTKPPEPAATTVRELSRALADHQLELYYQPVRAADSTICSAEVLARWRHPEFELLEASMFIPEVAHTSLMSTLTEWVLREAADRQAQWLARGLDVRVSVNLAARSLYGESVADLVRRLIEDRRLPPASLELEVSEAIMMIEPDRAIPAMLRLRDAGAGLCLDNFGAAYGAVSILADAPVQTVKIDQRFGGQVVESRLARTLVSGWVRAAHERGLCVIAQGVETPATGRCLIDLGCDGVQGYGVCRPMPAQDFTQWLTSVTSASQDVGRKEQAYEAGHPPETSMTDA